A stretch of Paenibacillus sp. URB8-2 DNA encodes these proteins:
- the pssA gene encoding CDP-diacylglycerol--serine O-phosphatidyltransferase, whose protein sequence is MIQKSIPSLFTLGNLLLGMFGIMMALDGKIGMAAIMVIIAMLADGLDGRVARALGAESEFGKELDSLSDVVSFGVAPALIMYVTSLHDLNNALAWPVTAIFPMFGALRLARFNVRPGIPGYFIGLPIPAAGGVLATLSLFHKDVSPPFMIVATLLLSYLMVSTVKYPNFKKIGLPKKAVIGAPVVIVIAVAVAVVFPEQISKMIFVLLALYALYGLKQNFDRLAARRRRRNRRHRSDEEAYHSKNG, encoded by the coding sequence ATGATACAAAAATCGATTCCGAGTCTATTTACGTTGGGCAATTTGCTGCTCGGAATGTTCGGCATCATGATGGCGCTCGACGGTAAAATCGGCATGGCGGCGATTATGGTTATCATCGCAATGCTTGCCGATGGACTGGACGGACGCGTAGCCCGTGCCCTTGGCGCGGAGAGCGAATTCGGCAAAGAGCTGGACTCGCTGTCGGATGTCGTTTCCTTTGGCGTCGCACCCGCTCTCATCATGTACGTGACTAGCCTGCACGATTTGAATAATGCACTGGCCTGGCCGGTTACAGCCATTTTCCCGATGTTCGGCGCGCTTCGCTTGGCCCGTTTCAACGTTCGTCCGGGCATTCCCGGTTACTTTATAGGCCTGCCTATTCCGGCAGCCGGCGGCGTACTGGCTACGCTGTCCCTGTTCCATAAGGATGTATCGCCTCCTTTCATGATTGTCGCTACGCTGCTGCTGTCGTACTTGATGGTCAGCACAGTGAAGTATCCGAATTTCAAAAAGATCGGCTTGCCGAAAAAAGCGGTCATCGGAGCGCCGGTCGTAATTGTGATCGCCGTCGCGGTTGCTGTTGTTTTTCCCGAGCAGATTTCCAAAATGATTTTTGTCCTGCTGGCCCTGTACGCCTTGTACGGCTTAAAGCAGAACTTTGACAGACTGGCAGCCAGACGCCGTCGCCGCAACAGAAGACATCGTTCGGACGAAGAGGCGTATCATTCCAAGAACGGATAA
- the ispF gene encoding 2-C-methyl-D-erythritol 2,4-cyclodiphosphate synthase has translation MIAVGQGFDVHQLVEGRPCIIGGVTIPYEKGLLGHSDADVLLHAISDAILGALGLGDIGRHFPDTDPAFKNADSLKLLEHVWGLAKERGYRLGNVDSTIIAQKPKMAPYIPQMAEIIARALEAQPSQVNVKATTTEQLGFTGRGEGIAAQSIVCLLQNML, from the coding sequence ATGATCGCTGTAGGACAAGGGTTTGACGTGCATCAGCTGGTCGAAGGACGACCATGCATCATCGGAGGCGTAACCATTCCGTACGAAAAGGGGCTGCTGGGACATTCGGACGCCGATGTGCTGCTGCACGCGATCAGCGACGCCATTCTCGGCGCGCTGGGGCTAGGCGATATTGGCCGGCATTTCCCTGACACGGACCCCGCTTTCAAGAATGCGGACAGCCTGAAGCTGCTGGAGCATGTCTGGGGGCTGGCCAAGGAACGCGGCTACCGGCTGGGAAATGTCGATTCTACCATTATCGCCCAGAAACCGAAGATGGCGCCCTATATTCCGCAAATGGCGGAGATTATCGCACGGGCGCTGGAGGCGCAGCCGTCTCAGGTCAACGTGAAGGCGACCACCACGGAGCAACTTGGCTTTACCGGAAGAGGCGAGGGCATCGCTGCCCAATCTATTGTCTGCCTGCTCCAAAATATGCTATGA
- the cysE gene encoding serine O-acetyltransferase, whose translation MFEHIKSDIQVVLDNDPAARNRFEVFFTYAGLHAIWAHRIAHRLYRREWFTVARMVSQFSRFMTGIEIHPGARIGKRLFIDHGMGVVIGETCEIGDDVIIYQGVTLGGTGKEKGKRHPTVGNNVVIGSGAKVLGSFRIGDNCNVGSNAVVLREVPDNSTVVGNPGRIVKRNGERVRDRLDHTKLPDPVVDSLRFLQKEIEELRQQIGGEDRQKAEQRRLESEQYFGDYEI comes from the coding sequence ATGTTTGAGCATATCAAATCGGACATTCAGGTGGTGCTGGACAATGATCCCGCAGCCCGCAACCGGTTCGAGGTCTTTTTTACTTATGCCGGTCTGCATGCGATCTGGGCCCACCGGATTGCCCACCGCTTATACAGACGCGAGTGGTTTACAGTGGCGCGCATGGTGTCGCAATTCAGCCGGTTTATGACAGGTATCGAGATTCATCCCGGGGCGCGTATAGGCAAAAGATTGTTTATCGACCATGGGATGGGTGTGGTTATTGGAGAAACCTGCGAGATTGGCGACGATGTCATCATCTATCAGGGGGTCACTCTGGGAGGCACCGGTAAAGAGAAAGGAAAGCGCCATCCGACGGTTGGCAATAATGTGGTTATCGGCTCCGGGGCCAAGGTGCTTGGCTCGTTCCGGATCGGGGATAACTGCAATGTCGGCTCGAACGCGGTTGTGCTGCGTGAAGTGCCGGACAACAGTACGGTCGTCGGCAATCCCGGCCGCATCGTGAAGCGCAACGGAGAGCGGGTGAGGGACAGACTGGATCATACGAAGCTGCCCGATCCGGTCGTTGATTCCTTGCGTTTTCTGCAAAAAGAGATCGAAGAGCTGCGTCAGCAGATCGGCGGGGAGGACAGACAGAAAGCGGAGCAGCGCCGGCTGGAAAGCGAGCAGTATTTCGGAGATTACGAAATTTAA
- a CDS encoding PIN/TRAM domain-containing protein, which translates to MWKKWILLFAALCGGWAGYSLYHAAERDFPEGMTRLGDSLPLEGSLMFAVLGAIIFLFAVALCADWAEARLREAALYCSRVPMDELAAGTTGLLGGLLLSLLLYPCMTWLGKAGELLQVPVTAGLGYLGLRIGLEKKVELGALWATGRFGQAEEPEGPGPEEHKILDTSVIIDGRIADICKTGFIEGTIVIPEFVLEELQHIADSSDLLKRNRGRRGLDILNKIQKELDVKVLIYEGDFEEISEVDSKLVKLAKVLHGKVVTNDFNLNKVCELQGVSVLNINDLANAVKPVVLPGEEIIVQVIKDGKEHGQGVAYLDDGTMIVVEGGREFIGSTMEVLVTSVLQTSAGRMIFAKPKLLEKAQ; encoded by the coding sequence ATGTGGAAAAAATGGATTTTATTATTTGCCGCGTTATGCGGAGGTTGGGCCGGCTATTCGCTGTATCATGCGGCAGAGCGGGATTTTCCGGAAGGCATGACCCGGCTGGGAGACAGCCTGCCGCTTGAAGGAAGTCTTATGTTTGCGGTGCTGGGTGCCATTATCTTTTTGTTTGCGGTGGCGTTATGCGCAGATTGGGCGGAAGCAAGACTACGGGAGGCGGCGCTGTACTGCTCGCGGGTGCCGATGGATGAATTGGCTGCCGGGACGACGGGGCTGCTCGGAGGATTGCTGCTGTCGCTGCTGCTCTATCCTTGCATGACGTGGCTTGGAAAGGCGGGCGAGCTTCTTCAGGTGCCGGTCACGGCGGGTCTGGGGTATCTTGGACTGCGGATCGGCCTGGAAAAAAAGGTAGAGCTGGGCGCGCTGTGGGCAACCGGCAGGTTCGGCCAGGCTGAGGAGCCGGAAGGCCCGGGGCCAGAGGAGCACAAAATTCTTGATACGAGCGTCATTATCGACGGCCGGATCGCGGATATCTGCAAGACGGGTTTTATCGAGGGAACGATTGTCATCCCTGAATTCGTACTGGAGGAGCTGCAGCATATAGCGGACTCATCCGACTTGCTTAAGCGCAACCGTGGCCGCCGAGGCCTGGATATCCTCAATAAAATTCAAAAAGAGCTGGATGTTAAGGTGCTGATCTACGAAGGGGATTTCGAGGAAATCTCGGAGGTGGACAGCAAGCTGGTGAAGCTGGCAAAGGTACTGCATGGCAAAGTCGTGACCAACGACTTCAATTTAAACAAAGTATGCGAGCTGCAGGGCGTCTCCGTGCTGAACATCAATGATTTGGCCAACGCGGTGAAGCCGGTTGTGCTGCCGGGCGAGGAAATTATCGTCCAGGTAATCAAGGACGGCAAGGAGCATGGTCAGGGCGTCGCTTATCTGGATGACGGAACCATGATCGTAGTGGAGGGCGGCCGCGAATTCATCGGCAGTACGATGGAGGTACTCGTGACCAGCGTGCTGCAGACATCGGCGGGACGGATGATTTTTGCCAAGCCGAAGCTTCTGGAAAAAGCGCAGTAG
- a CDS encoding DUF1573 domain-containing protein: MSAPSLQAFQDQVSELLLRHRSLLDVLSKNDQSSASVNRAVVKAITECGCIELHATKQVFESGVSLEKAKEKAGTHVQGELCENCREVIGSELGRELFYMSAMCNLLGINMDEVVVKESQKCATLGLFNLS; this comes from the coding sequence ATGAGCGCACCAAGTTTGCAGGCTTTTCAGGACCAAGTTTCCGAGCTGCTCCTCAGACACCGCAGTCTGCTGGACGTGCTGTCCAAGAACGATCAAAGCAGCGCCTCGGTCAACCGCGCCGTCGTCAAAGCGATCACGGAGTGCGGCTGCATCGAGCTTCATGCCACCAAGCAGGTATTCGAATCCGGCGTAAGTCTGGAGAAAGCCAAGGAAAAGGCGGGAACCCACGTTCAGGGAGAACTGTGCGAGAACTGCCGCGAAGTTATCGGTTCCGAGCTTGGCCGGGAGCTGTTCTACATGTCGGCGATGTGCAATTTGCTTGGAATCAATATGGACGAGGTCGTCGTAAAGGAATCGCAGAAATGCGCAACGCTCGGACTGTTCAACTTGTCGTAA
- the gltX gene encoding glutamate--tRNA ligase codes for MGDQVRVRYAPSPTGHLHIGNARTALFNYLYARNQGGKFIIRIEDTDVKRNIAGGEESQLKYLKWLGIDWDESIDVGGEYGPYRQTERLDLYRVYWQDLIDRGLAYRCYCTEEELEAEREEQLARGETPRYSGKHRDLTEEQRAAFEQEGRIASIRFRVPEDRTYSFDDIVKGPISFQTTEMGDFVIVKKDGIPTYNFAVAVDDHLMDITHVLRGEDHISNTPRQLMIYEALGWEAPLFGHMTLIVGDDHKKLSKRNESIIQFISQYEDLGYLPEALFNFIALLGWSPEGEEEIFSREELISIFNADRLSKSPAVFDTNKLAHLNNHYIKQSDPIRIADLAIPHLQTAGRLPAELDEEQRAWAESLVALYQEQMVAASDIVNLSEIFFRTHLELETEAAQILSENQVPEVLSAFLAKVEASVEFTPAVIGALIKEVQKETGHKGKALFMPIRVAVTGQTHGRDLNATIVLMGRSRVIDRLKAQIKGA; via the coding sequence ATGGGAGATCAAGTCCGGGTGCGCTACGCGCCTAGCCCTACAGGACATTTACATATCGGCAATGCCAGAACGGCCTTATTTAATTATTTGTACGCCCGAAACCAAGGCGGCAAGTTCATTATCCGGATCGAGGATACGGATGTGAAGCGCAATATCGCCGGCGGCGAAGAAAGCCAGCTGAAATATTTGAAATGGCTGGGTATCGATTGGGACGAAAGCATAGATGTCGGCGGCGAATACGGCCCTTACCGCCAGACGGAACGGCTGGATCTGTATCGCGTGTACTGGCAGGATTTGATCGACCGCGGTCTGGCTTACCGCTGCTACTGTACCGAGGAAGAGTTGGAAGCGGAGCGTGAAGAGCAGCTTGCCCGGGGAGAGACGCCCCGTTATTCCGGGAAGCATCGCGATCTGACCGAAGAGCAGCGCGCCGCCTTTGAACAGGAAGGCCGAATCGCCAGCATCCGCTTCCGGGTTCCGGAAGACCGCACCTATTCCTTTGATGATATCGTCAAGGGTCCAATCTCCTTCCAGACAACGGAAATGGGCGATTTTGTCATTGTCAAGAAGGACGGCATTCCTACCTATAATTTTGCGGTAGCCGTCGACGACCACCTGATGGATATCACCCATGTGCTGCGCGGCGAAGACCATATCTCCAACACGCCCCGTCAGCTTATGATTTATGAAGCGCTCGGCTGGGAAGCGCCGCTGTTCGGCCATATGACCCTGATCGTCGGCGATGACCACAAGAAGCTAAGCAAGCGCAACGAATCCATCATCCAGTTTATCTCGCAGTACGAGGATCTGGGCTATTTGCCGGAAGCGCTGTTCAACTTTATTGCGCTCCTCGGCTGGTCGCCGGAAGGGGAGGAAGAGATTTTCAGCAGGGAAGAGCTGATCTCCATCTTTAACGCCGACCGGCTGTCCAAGAGCCCGGCCGTGTTCGATACGAACAAGCTGGCACATTTGAACAACCATTACATCAAGCAGTCCGATCCAATCCGGATCGCAGATTTGGCCATTCCCCATTTGCAGACGGCCGGAAGACTGCCGGCGGAGCTGGACGAAGAACAACGCGCTTGGGCGGAAAGCCTCGTCGCGCTTTACCAGGAGCAGATGGTGGCTGCCTCGGATATTGTGAACCTTTCGGAAATCTTTTTCCGCACTCATCTTGAGCTGGAAACGGAAGCGGCGCAGATTTTGTCGGAGAATCAGGTCCCTGAGGTGCTCTCTGCCTTTCTGGCGAAGGTTGAAGCAAGCGTGGAGTTTACCCCGGCCGTGATTGGGGCATTAATTAAGGAAGTGCAGAAGGAGACTGGACATAAGGGCAAGGCGCTGTTCATGCCGATTCGTGTCGCAGTAACCGGACAGACGCACGGGCGAGACCTCAATGCGACTATTGTTCTGATGGGACGCAGCCGGGTCATTGACCGCCTCAAAGCGCAGATTAAAGGAGCCTAA
- the cysS gene encoding cysteine--tRNA ligase, producing the protein MALYIYNTLSRSKEEFVPLVPGKVKMYVCGPTVYGYIHIGNARPVIVFDIVRNYLEQLGNEVDYVVNFTDVDDKLIRKAEEMSTTVPEVAELFIDAFLKDNEGLGVRPATRNPRVTQSMDLIIEFIKELVDKGYAYESGGDVFYRTAKFESYGKLSRQNLEELQFGIRVEVDSRKEHPEDFVLWKAAKPGEIFWHSPWGDGRPGWHIECSAMAREFLGDTIDIHGGGQDLTFPHHECECAQSEALTGKPLANYWMHNGFLNIGDEKMSKSLGNGLLVKDFLGRYKAGTIRYFMLSTHYRNPLNFSEEALQSAEKSVERIAGAAGNVKHRISLAGDGNPDEASAELKARLDAIVLQYHEKMQDDFNTPDAITAVFEWVSTANVALSDNALAAADLAALLKTFEELNTVLRLVPETEEEDADDEVERLIEERAEARKAKNWSRADEIRDILNDMGIVLEDTPQGMRWKRK; encoded by the coding sequence ATGGCGCTCTATATTTACAACACGCTGTCACGGAGCAAGGAAGAATTTGTGCCGCTTGTTCCGGGCAAGGTCAAGATGTACGTGTGCGGACCAACCGTTTACGGGTATATTCATATTGGAAATGCGAGGCCGGTCATCGTATTCGACATCGTCCGCAACTATTTGGAGCAGCTCGGCAATGAGGTCGATTATGTGGTCAACTTCACGGATGTGGACGATAAGCTGATCCGCAAGGCTGAGGAGATGAGCACAACCGTGCCTGAAGTGGCTGAACTGTTCATCGACGCTTTTTTAAAGGACAACGAGGGACTCGGCGTGCGCCCGGCCACCCGCAATCCGCGCGTGACACAGAGCATGGATCTGATCATCGAATTTATCAAGGAACTGGTGGACAAAGGCTACGCTTACGAGAGCGGCGGGGATGTCTTCTACCGTACGGCTAAGTTCGAGAGCTACGGCAAGCTGTCCCGCCAGAATCTGGAGGAGCTGCAGTTCGGCATCCGCGTCGAGGTCGATTCGCGCAAGGAGCATCCCGAAGACTTCGTGCTGTGGAAGGCGGCGAAGCCGGGAGAGATTTTCTGGCACAGCCCGTGGGGAGACGGACGCCCCGGCTGGCATATCGAGTGCTCGGCCATGGCTCGCGAATTTCTGGGCGATACGATTGATATCCATGGCGGCGGTCAGGATTTGACGTTTCCCCACCATGAATGCGAATGCGCGCAGAGCGAGGCGCTGACCGGCAAGCCGCTGGCGAATTACTGGATGCATAACGGCTTCCTTAACATTGGAGACGAAAAAATGTCGAAATCCCTCGGCAACGGTCTGCTCGTCAAGGATTTCCTCGGCCGCTACAAAGCGGGGACGATCCGCTATTTCATGCTCTCGACTCATTACCGGAATCCGCTGAATTTCAGCGAAGAGGCGCTGCAGTCCGCGGAGAAAAGCGTAGAGCGCATAGCGGGCGCCGCGGGGAACGTCAAGCACCGCATAAGTCTTGCGGGAGACGGCAATCCGGATGAAGCAAGCGCAGAACTGAAGGCGAGACTGGACGCTATTGTGCTGCAGTATCACGAAAAAATGCAGGACGACTTCAACACGCCGGATGCGATTACAGCCGTGTTCGAATGGGTCAGCACGGCCAATGTGGCACTCTCGGACAATGCGCTGGCGGCGGCCGATCTGGCTGCTCTGCTGAAGACGTTTGAAGAGTTGAATACCGTGCTGCGGCTCGTTCCCGAAACGGAAGAGGAAGACGCCGACGACGAAGTTGAGCGCCTGATCGAGGAGCGCGCGGAAGCCCGGAAAGCGAAGAATTGGAGCCGGGCCGACGAAATCCGCGATATTTTGAACGATATGGGCATCGTGCTGGAGGATACGCCGCAGGGAATGCGGTGGAAGCGCAAATGA
- a CDS encoding NYN domain-containing protein produces the protein MKDWRDVLLVDGYNIIGGWPELAALSQTGMQEARDRLLGVLADYQAYSGRRVIAVFDAYRVPGLGRSFVQGKVQVYFTKEKETADECIERLVGEYSHRRRQIYVATSDSTEQHVIFAHGALRVSARELRLEVEEMQREVKKTIEPRNTRSSRHTLEDKLPPEVRSRLEDWRRQ, from the coding sequence ATGAAGGATTGGCGCGATGTGCTGCTGGTGGACGGATATAATATAATCGGCGGCTGGCCAGAGCTCGCCGCGCTGTCCCAGACCGGCATGCAGGAAGCGCGCGACCGGCTTCTGGGTGTGCTCGCCGATTACCAGGCCTATTCCGGCCGGCGCGTCATCGCCGTTTTCGACGCCTATCGGGTACCGGGCCTTGGACGTTCTTTTGTCCAGGGCAAAGTGCAGGTGTATTTCACGAAGGAAAAAGAAACCGCCGATGAATGCATCGAGCGGCTGGTAGGAGAGTACAGCCACCGCCGGAGGCAGATTTATGTAGCCACCAGCGATTCTACCGAGCAGCATGTCATTTTTGCGCATGGGGCGCTGCGGGTTTCGGCTAGGGAGCTCCGGCTGGAGGTGGAGGAGATGCAGCGGGAGGTCAAAAAGACTATCGAACCGCGAAATACCCGCTCCTCCCGCCACACCCTGGAAGACAAACTGCCACCGGAAGTGCGCAGCCGGCTGGAGGATTGGCGGAGACAATAA
- a CDS encoding Mini-ribonuclease 3: protein MSEGWFPYEPSKPVKLISPIVLAYIGDAIYEVAVRQYVISRPNLRPNHLHRAATGLVSAKAQSKLLSLIEPELTDEEKDIIRQGRNAKSGTIPKNADVLEYRYATAFECLIGYLYYTGQQARMQELIHSGIQQMER, encoded by the coding sequence ATGAGCGAAGGCTGGTTTCCTTACGAGCCATCCAAGCCGGTCAAGCTGATTTCGCCCATTGTGCTGGCCTATATCGGCGACGCGATATACGAGGTGGCGGTGCGGCAGTATGTCATTTCGCGTCCCAATCTGCGCCCCAATCATCTTCACCGCGCCGCGACCGGACTCGTGTCGGCCAAGGCGCAGAGCAAGCTTCTCAGCTTGATTGAGCCGGAGCTGACGGATGAGGAGAAGGACATTATCCGTCAGGGGCGTAACGCCAAGTCCGGCACCATACCCAAAAATGCCGATGTGCTGGAGTACCGGTACGCTACGGCTTTCGAATGCCTGATCGGCTATTTGTATTACACGGGACAGCAGGCAAGGATGCAGGAATTGATACACAGCGGCATTCAGCAAATGGAAAGATAG
- the rlmB gene encoding 23S rRNA (guanosine(2251)-2'-O)-methyltransferase RlmB, translating to MVEDHDKNEEILAGKHSVLEALRAGRTLNKIWIAENAQKALTAPIVAEARQAGVIVQHVDKRKLDQLAPGVQHQGVVAQAAPYAYAEVDDLLAAAEAKGEHPFLLLLDEIEDPHNLGSILRSADCTGVHGVIVPKRRSAQITATVSKTSAGAVEYVPVARVTNLGQTIDRLKELGIWVVGTDVDTDQDLFGSDIFTGPVAVVIGNESKGMGRLIREKCDILLKLPMLGRINSLNASVAAGVIMYEVLRRRRTLSSR from the coding sequence ATGGTTGAAGATCACGACAAGAATGAAGAAATATTAGCCGGCAAGCATTCGGTGCTTGAAGCGCTGCGTGCAGGCCGGACGCTCAATAAAATATGGATCGCGGAGAACGCGCAAAAAGCGCTGACGGCTCCCATCGTAGCCGAAGCCCGTCAGGCTGGCGTCATTGTCCAGCATGTGGACAAACGCAAACTGGACCAGCTGGCTCCAGGAGTGCAGCATCAAGGAGTGGTTGCTCAGGCGGCTCCCTATGCATATGCCGAAGTCGACGATCTGCTGGCCGCCGCCGAGGCCAAGGGAGAGCATCCGTTCCTGCTGCTGCTGGACGAGATCGAAGATCCGCATAACCTCGGTTCGATCCTTCGCAGCGCTGACTGCACCGGGGTGCACGGCGTCATTGTGCCCAAACGGCGTTCCGCGCAAATTACGGCCACGGTTTCGAAGACTTCCGCCGGTGCAGTGGAATATGTACCCGTTGCGCGGGTGACTAACCTGGGACAGACGATCGATCGGCTGAAGGAGCTGGGGATTTGGGTTGTCGGAACGGATGTCGATACGGATCAGGATCTGTTCGGGTCCGATATTTTTACCGGTCCGGTTGCCGTCGTCATCGGGAACGAGAGCAAGGGTATGGGCAGGCTGATCCGCGAAAAATGCGATATACTGCTCAAGCTTCCGATGCTTGGCCGGATCAATTCGCTTAATGCTTCCGTGGCGGCGGGCGTCATTATGTACGAGGTGCTGCGGCGCCGTCGTACGCTTTCATCGCGATGA